Proteins encoded in a region of the Dreissena polymorpha isolate Duluth1 chromosome 6, UMN_Dpol_1.0, whole genome shotgun sequence genome:
- the LOC127833339 gene encoding uncharacterized protein LOC127833339 — protein sequence MPNHYFKSKCDMEKWIAVSTCQVDEYIQHADAPGISLLTGVLVDMTKIARTIQDRNNWAEFRTFSKSQFKRLCTRYKQINMGTLEETMKCIEGDTPIPQDLEDVIKQRVEFWRQTLLSAEEFNLERDIQARLEQIYDTGGYFLTVLGGRHIEGRSTPDLPRTKPNTY from the exons ATGCCGAATCACTACTTCAAATCGAAATGTGACATGGAGAAGTGGATCGCTGTGTCAACCTGTCAAGTTGATGAATATATTCAACATGCGGATGCGCCAGGGATTTCTCTCCTTACTGGTGTGCTGGTCGACATGACCAAAATAGCTCGTACAATACAAGATCGGAATAACTGGGCAGAATTCAGGACCTTTAGTAAAAGCCAATTCAAACGCCTTTGTACGAGATACAAACAAATTAATATGGGTACTTTGGAGGAAACAATGAAGTGTATTGAAGGTGATACTCCGATACCCCAAGACCTGGAAGACGTTATCAAGCAGAGAGTTGAATTTTGGCGCCAAACTCTGCTATCCGCAGAGGAGTTTAATCTGGAAA GAGATATCCAAGCACGGCTTGAACAGATCTATGACACAGGTGGTTATTTTTTGACTG TTCTCGGTGGACGTCACATTGAAGGGAGAAGTACACCAGACCTTCCACGGACTAAACCAAACACATATTAG